A genomic segment from Pyxidicoccus trucidator encodes:
- a CDS encoding SRPBCC family protein: MTTKTIRRELKFTQSPAVVWRALATREALADWMYPNDFEPRVGHRFTFRVPPDPRARFDGLVVHCEVLRCVPPSELEFTWVVGEGWLDTRVSYRLEADGDGTRVLFEHSGFKEDQAFHGAEYGWKMMHGKLARTFEKASGGAALPSPVSDNPALKA, translated from the coding sequence ATGACGACGAAGACAATCCGACGGGAGCTGAAGTTCACCCAGTCGCCCGCCGTAGTGTGGCGCGCGCTCGCGACCCGCGAGGCGCTCGCCGACTGGATGTACCCGAACGACTTCGAGCCGCGCGTCGGGCATCGCTTCACGTTCCGCGTGCCTCCGGACCCTCGGGCCAGGTTCGATGGACTCGTCGTGCACTGCGAGGTGCTCCGGTGCGTTCCTCCGTCCGAGCTCGAGTTCACGTGGGTGGTTGGCGAGGGCTGGCTGGATACGCGCGTCAGCTACCGCCTCGAAGCCGATGGCGATGGGACGCGCGTGCTCTTCGAGCACTCCGGCTTCAAGGAGGACCAAGCGTTCCACGGCGCCGAGTACGGCTGGAAGATGATGCACGGAAAGCTCGCCAGGACGTTCGAGAAGGCGTCGGGCGGCGCCGCTTTGCCTTCTCCTGTCAGCGACAACCCGGCCCTCAAGGCCTGA
- a CDS encoding peptidoglycan-binding protein, with amino-acid sequence MNELELDKVYRRGEQGPGVRRIQEWLSLGGFAVAVDGDFGAATEAALKRFQAKAGLAVTGVADAATFDRMVAPMRTALASIPAQGRSFGSLVVAYATQHLRQQPREIGGENRGPWVRLYLDGHEGAQWAWCAGFATFCVQQAARTLGVSPPVARTSSCDTLASFARERSRFLSTLTAPPDRTLIHPGSLFLRRRTATDWEHAGIVTEVDEETFQTIEGNTNDEGGSEGYEVCARTRGFKNMDFVLL; translated from the coding sequence ATGAACGAGCTCGAGCTGGACAAGGTGTATCGCCGAGGCGAGCAGGGCCCTGGCGTGCGACGCATCCAGGAATGGCTGTCGCTCGGTGGCTTCGCGGTCGCCGTCGACGGCGACTTCGGTGCTGCGACGGAGGCCGCGTTGAAGCGGTTCCAGGCGAAGGCCGGGCTCGCGGTGACGGGCGTCGCTGACGCGGCCACCTTCGACCGGATGGTGGCGCCCATGCGCACTGCCCTGGCGTCGATTCCCGCCCAGGGTCGCTCGTTCGGCTCACTGGTGGTGGCCTACGCCACGCAGCACCTGCGCCAGCAGCCGCGCGAGATTGGCGGAGAGAATCGCGGCCCGTGGGTGCGCCTCTACCTGGACGGCCACGAGGGCGCGCAGTGGGCCTGGTGCGCGGGCTTCGCCACCTTCTGCGTGCAGCAGGCGGCGAGGACGCTCGGTGTCTCTCCGCCGGTGGCGCGCACGTCCTCCTGCGACACGCTGGCCTCCTTCGCCCGGGAGCGGAGCCGCTTCCTGTCCACGCTCACCGCTCCGCCCGACCGGACGCTCATCCACCCTGGCAGCCTCTTCCTGCGCCGCCGCACGGCCACGGACTGGGAGCACGCCGGCATCGTCACCGAGGTGGACGAGGAGACCTTCCAGACCATCGAAGGCAACACCAACGACGAGGGCGGCAGCGAGGGCTACGAGGTCTGCGCGCGCACGCGCGGCTTCAAGAACATGGACTTCGTGCTCCTCTGA
- a CDS encoding DoxX family protein, with product MNIVFWVLQAVLALLFLSGGLYKAFSFQQLASQFSEVPHRGWQVLGFLEVAGGVLLIVPAALKWMPGLTAHAAAVLTLETFALVALYARYSTKMTPENPMTWALVMGVLVAFVAYGRYVLNPVVSVAA from the coding sequence ATGAACATCGTCTTCTGGGTCCTTCAGGCCGTCCTCGCGCTGCTGTTCCTCTCAGGCGGGTTGTACAAGGCGTTCTCGTTTCAGCAGCTCGCGAGCCAGTTCAGCGAGGTCCCCCACAGGGGATGGCAGGTGCTCGGCTTCCTCGAGGTTGCTGGTGGCGTGCTGCTGATCGTTCCGGCGGCGTTGAAGTGGATGCCCGGTCTTACCGCGCACGCGGCCGCGGTGCTCACGCTCGAGACTTTTGCGCTCGTCGCGCTGTACGCGCGTTATTCGACGAAGATGACGCCCGAGAACCCGATGACCTGGGCGCTCGTGATGGGGGTTCTGGTCGCCTTCGTGGCGTACGGTCGCTACGTGCTCAATCCGGTGGTGTCAGTCGCCGCGTGA
- a CDS encoding ArsR/SmtB family transcription factor: MFGAISHPARRRMLDLLVDGDRPVNAIAENFEMSRPAVSQHLRVLLEAGLVAEQRHGRERRYRLVPERLEPVRDWLAHYERFWDDNFTRLRRHLEKGNER, translated from the coding sequence GTGTTCGGAGCGATCAGCCATCCGGCGCGGCGCCGCATGCTCGACCTGCTGGTCGACGGCGACCGCCCGGTGAATGCGATCGCCGAGAACTTCGAGATGAGCCGCCCGGCGGTGTCTCAGCACCTGCGTGTGCTGCTCGAGGCGGGCCTCGTTGCCGAGCAACGGCACGGCAGGGAACGGCGGTACCGCCTCGTGCCGGAGCGACTGGAGCCGGTGCGCGACTGGCTCGCTCACTACGAGCGGTTCTGGGACGACAACTTCACTCGCCTGCGGCGGCACCTCGAGAAGGGCAACGAGCGATGA
- a CDS encoding AraC family transcriptional regulator codes for MSSSSEPSLSARLARQALRVAEGLGLPVEALGREAGLRLEELDDPELRIPYTVLDDMLERMAARSGDANLGLHIARVDMVDLDDPATFVVLTSATLRDAMERGCRYQRVWGDGERFRMEETERGVRMRFTPVGTWRPAHRHLTEAALVQFATGVRFFTCVDVRPLRVRFAHPAPEDTAEHEALFGCPLEFGATANDIEFSHEDAGRPFVHADALLNTMFERQARRVLERLPQASTTTERVREAVRRALAGGDCSFAAVARALRQPPRTLQRRLAEEGQSYAAIVEALRRELSEAYLRRRMSIAEVSFLLGYAEPAAFHRAFKRWWGTSPESFRRERLLPLP; via the coding sequence GTGTCCTCCAGCTCCGAGCCGTCCCTCTCGGCCCGTCTGGCGCGTCAGGCGCTGCGGGTGGCCGAGGGGCTCGGGCTGCCGGTGGAGGCCCTCGGGCGCGAGGCCGGCCTCCGGCTGGAAGAACTGGACGACCCCGAGCTGCGCATCCCCTACACCGTCCTGGACGACATGCTGGAGCGGATGGCCGCGCGCTCCGGGGACGCCAACCTGGGCCTGCACATCGCCCGCGTGGACATGGTGGACCTGGATGACCCGGCCACCTTCGTGGTCCTCACCAGCGCCACCCTGCGCGACGCCATGGAGCGGGGCTGCCGCTACCAGCGCGTCTGGGGCGACGGGGAGCGCTTCCGGATGGAGGAGACGGAGCGCGGCGTGCGCATGCGCTTCACGCCCGTGGGGACGTGGCGGCCCGCGCACCGGCACCTCACCGAGGCCGCGCTCGTCCAGTTCGCCACCGGCGTGCGCTTCTTCACCTGCGTGGACGTGCGGCCCCTGCGCGTGCGCTTCGCCCACCCGGCCCCGGAGGACACCGCGGAGCACGAGGCCCTCTTCGGCTGCCCCCTGGAGTTCGGCGCGACCGCCAACGACATCGAGTTCTCCCACGAGGACGCGGGCCGGCCCTTCGTCCACGCGGACGCGCTGCTGAACACCATGTTCGAGCGGCAGGCGCGCCGCGTGCTGGAGCGGCTGCCCCAGGCGAGCACCACCACGGAGCGGGTGCGCGAGGCGGTACGGCGCGCACTGGCCGGAGGGGACTGCTCCTTCGCCGCGGTGGCCCGGGCGCTGCGCCAGCCGCCGCGCACCCTGCAGCGGCGGCTGGCGGAGGAGGGACAGTCCTACGCCGCCATCGTCGAGGCGCTGCGCCGCGAGCTGTCCGAGGCCTACCTGCGGCGGCGGATGTCCATTGCCGAGGTGTCCTTCCTCCTGGGCTACGCGGAGCCGGCGGCGTTCCACCGCGCCTTCAAGCGCTGGTGGGGCACCAGCCCGGAGAGCTTCCGGCGCGAGCGCCTTCTGCCTCTCCCGTGA
- a CDS encoding serine aminopeptidase domain-containing protein: protein MQALTESPGFLTQGEDSLYFVHHRAPGGCRAAVLLAGPLGLERAHAYVVWTRWARHLASQGVDALRLDYRGCGESTGRFEDMTFQRWEEDVRAGLEHLRRERPGVPVVLHGLRLGALLAARVFQTDRADGLLLWDPPESGRAHLMEVLRRKVAADNLEGTGGVVRSREDYVAQLEAGGFMEVEGFAWSRGLWRSAEAYDLALPVRDDARPWRVVHLDGRPAERFLAPGRSRSVRTPRPFFWTTSNRLLPDLGELFDDSAAFAAGAADVREGARS from the coding sequence ATGCAGGCCTTGACCGAATCGCCCGGGTTCCTGACCCAGGGAGAGGACTCTCTCTATTTCGTCCACCACCGGGCGCCGGGAGGCTGCCGGGCCGCGGTGCTGCTGGCGGGCCCCCTGGGGCTGGAGCGTGCGCACGCGTACGTCGTCTGGACGCGGTGGGCGCGGCACCTGGCCAGCCAGGGCGTGGACGCGCTGCGCCTCGACTACCGGGGCTGCGGGGAGAGCACGGGCCGCTTCGAGGACATGACCTTCCAGCGCTGGGAGGAGGACGTGCGCGCGGGGCTGGAGCACCTGCGCCGCGAGCGCCCTGGCGTGCCGGTGGTGCTCCATGGCCTGCGCCTGGGGGCGCTGCTGGCCGCGCGCGTCTTCCAGACGGACCGCGCGGACGGGCTGCTCCTGTGGGATCCGCCCGAGTCCGGCCGCGCGCACCTGATGGAGGTGCTGCGGCGCAAGGTGGCGGCGGACAACCTGGAGGGAACGGGGGGCGTGGTGCGCTCTCGCGAGGACTACGTGGCGCAGCTGGAGGCGGGGGGCTTCATGGAGGTGGAGGGCTTCGCGTGGTCCCGCGGCCTGTGGCGGAGCGCCGAGGCGTACGACCTGGCGCTGCCCGTGCGGGACGACGCGCGGCCGTGGCGGGTGGTGCACCTGGATGGGCGTCCGGCGGAGCGCTTCCTGGCGCCGGGCCGGAGCCGCTCGGTGCGCACGCCGCGCCCCTTCTTCTGGACGACGAGCAACCGGCTGCTGCCGGACCTGGGAGAGCTGTTCGATGACAGCGCGGCCTTCGCGGCTGGCGCGGCGGACGTGAGGGAGGGGGCACGCTCATGA
- a CDS encoding PQQ-dependent sugar dehydrogenase — protein sequence MPRRPPVLALLGTLVLAIGLLVSPAACPGAVGGHGETPDEPPHDAEQPAGPDAGPGPEDASDSDAGPPPDSGTPDTPVPFGLDTRPANPTCVAPARPAEATGVALQHVFPQLEFQQPLFALQAPGDNRRIYVVEKEGRVWAFSNEADPASRSLVIDLSGRVNASHNESGLLGMAFHPRFARNGEVFLSYIGDDAKGKLHSYIVRYRSTDGGATLDARSEELVLKLEQPYSYHNGGHLAFGSDGYLYVGFGDGGGREDPNRTSQDKERLLGKLVRLDVDGARPYAIPSSNPYAQGGGRKEIYALGFRNPWRWSFDRRTGALWLADVGEKRWEEINRVVLGGNYGWSVLEGTTCVRSGACSTQGLIPPVAMYGRDEGVSVTGGYVYRGGAVPALAGQYVFGDFGSGRIWTLPGNATPGGGAKPQRVLSTSLNISSFAELNDGELLVVDFGGGGLHRLVPAQAAPGGPFPTRLSETGCVDPQDARKPAGGLIPYGVNAPLWSDSADKERFLAVPDGTTVVVGAEGVLEPPPGSVAVKTFLLDGQRVETRLFMRHPDGSWAGYTYEWNEAGTDAVLLDAGKVKAVAGGTWTFPSRGECMQCHNAAAGHVLGLDVAQLNGDFVYPGARRASQLATLEHIGLLSLPALPEALPRLPRYDGTESAEARARAYLHVNCAVCHRPNGLGRGAADLRFTTPLAGAGVCDAPPELGELGVPGARLVLPGHPEKSLVSLRMHARDSFQMPPLATRLVDAEGTALVDAWITSLTRCPESL from the coding sequence ATGCCCCGACGTCCGCCGGTGCTGGCCCTCCTCGGCACCCTTGTCCTCGCCATTGGTCTGCTCGTGTCCCCCGCGGCCTGTCCCGGCGCAGTCGGTGGCCACGGGGAGACACCCGACGAGCCCCCGCACGACGCGGAGCAGCCCGCGGGGCCGGATGCCGGTCCCGGCCCCGAGGACGCATCGGACTCCGACGCGGGGCCTCCGCCCGACTCCGGCACCCCCGACACTCCCGTCCCCTTCGGCCTCGACACGCGGCCGGCCAACCCCACCTGCGTGGCTCCCGCCCGGCCCGCGGAGGCCACCGGCGTGGCCCTCCAGCACGTCTTCCCGCAGCTGGAGTTCCAGCAGCCGCTGTTCGCGCTCCAGGCGCCTGGCGACAACCGCCGCATCTACGTGGTGGAGAAGGAAGGCCGGGTGTGGGCCTTCTCGAACGAGGCGGACCCCGCGAGCCGCTCGCTGGTCATCGACCTCTCGGGGCGGGTGAATGCCTCCCACAACGAGTCGGGGCTGCTGGGCATGGCCTTCCACCCACGCTTCGCCCGGAACGGAGAGGTGTTCCTCTCCTATATCGGAGACGACGCCAAGGGGAAGCTGCACTCATACATCGTCCGCTACCGCAGCACCGACGGCGGAGCGACGCTGGACGCTCGCAGCGAGGAGCTGGTCCTCAAGCTGGAGCAGCCGTACTCGTACCACAACGGGGGGCACCTCGCGTTCGGCTCGGACGGCTACCTCTATGTCGGCTTCGGTGACGGCGGTGGCCGCGAGGACCCGAACCGCACCTCGCAGGACAAGGAGCGGCTGCTGGGGAAGCTGGTGCGCCTGGACGTGGACGGCGCCCGGCCCTACGCCATTCCTTCCAGCAACCCGTACGCCCAGGGCGGCGGGCGGAAGGAAATCTACGCGCTCGGCTTCCGGAACCCGTGGCGCTGGAGCTTCGACCGGCGCACCGGCGCGCTGTGGCTGGCCGACGTGGGGGAGAAGCGCTGGGAGGAAATCAACCGCGTGGTGCTCGGAGGCAACTACGGCTGGAGCGTGCTCGAAGGTACCACCTGCGTGCGCAGCGGTGCGTGCTCCACCCAGGGGCTGATACCCCCGGTGGCGATGTATGGCCGCGACGAGGGCGTGTCCGTCACCGGAGGCTACGTGTACCGGGGCGGCGCGGTGCCGGCGCTCGCGGGCCAGTACGTCTTCGGGGACTTCGGCTCGGGGCGCATCTGGACGCTGCCGGGGAATGCCACGCCTGGCGGCGGGGCGAAGCCGCAGCGCGTCCTCTCCACCTCGCTCAACATCTCCTCCTTCGCGGAGCTGAACGATGGCGAGCTGCTGGTGGTGGACTTCGGCGGCGGCGGGCTCCACCGGCTCGTCCCGGCGCAGGCCGCACCGGGGGGCCCGTTCCCCACGAGGCTGTCGGAGACGGGGTGCGTGGACCCCCAGGACGCCAGGAAGCCCGCGGGCGGGCTCATCCCCTACGGCGTGAATGCGCCGCTGTGGTCCGACAGCGCGGACAAGGAGCGCTTCCTCGCGGTGCCGGATGGCACGACGGTGGTGGTGGGCGCGGAGGGTGTCCTGGAGCCGCCCCCGGGCAGCGTGGCGGTGAAGACCTTCCTCCTGGATGGCCAGCGGGTGGAGACGCGCCTCTTCATGCGCCACCCGGACGGAAGCTGGGCCGGCTACACCTACGAGTGGAACGAGGCCGGCACGGACGCGGTGCTGCTGGACGCGGGCAAGGTGAAGGCCGTGGCGGGCGGGACGTGGACCTTCCCCAGCCGGGGCGAGTGCATGCAGTGCCACAACGCCGCCGCGGGGCACGTGCTGGGCCTGGACGTGGCGCAGCTCAACGGAGACTTCGTCTACCCGGGGGCCCGCCGCGCCTCGCAGCTCGCGACGCTGGAGCACATCGGCCTGCTCTCGTTGCCGGCGTTGCCGGAGGCGCTCCCCCGGCTGCCGCGCTACGACGGCACGGAGTCCGCGGAGGCCCGGGCCCGCGCGTACCTCCACGTCAACTGCGCCGTGTGCCACCGGCCCAATGGCCTTGGCCGGGGCGCGGCGGACCTGCGCTTCACCACGCCGCTGGCGGGGGCCGGGGTGTGTGACGCGCCACCGGAATTGGGGGAGCTGGGCGTGCCCGGAGCGCGGCTGGTGCTGCCGGGCCACCCGGAGAAGTCCCTCGTGTCGCTGCGCATGCACGCGCGGGACTCTTTCCAGATGCCGCCGCTCGCCACGCGCCTGGTGGACGCCGAGGGTACGGCCCTGGTGGACGCCTGGATTACATCTCTCACCCGCTGCCCGGAGAGCCTCTGA
- a CDS encoding alpha/beta fold hydrolase, with protein sequence MRELIQLEVKGHTLWGTYHPATAAKPSRVGFLFLNPGHVPRSGHGGLSARAADALAAQGFPCFRVDLPGLGDSDGPLPETTAELYQFVCGGGFVEVAQAVHAELLKRHGLKGLVLGGLCGAATTSLYLADRAPEGIEGVFMFEPEFYLSEQEAAGAGGEAPPEETGKATLRSRLPLRRVTSKLFSYWGWMRMLTRENEYARLFRYVPFPRQFLLDLLMDWGTLPAVANVPLVRAWQRVVERGVPVLVITAEGKLRDVFFDRIHRAAFADLKVATLERLRLRGTNHIFTTGGAIDACIGHLSRWAGEHFVEGAAPVAGMPQVAELHGAR encoded by the coding sequence ATGAGAGAGCTGATCCAACTGGAGGTGAAGGGGCACACGCTGTGGGGCACGTACCACCCCGCGACGGCGGCGAAGCCGAGCCGGGTGGGCTTCCTCTTCCTGAATCCGGGGCACGTGCCGCGCTCGGGGCATGGTGGCCTGTCGGCGCGGGCCGCGGACGCGCTCGCGGCGCAGGGCTTCCCGTGCTTCCGCGTGGACCTGCCGGGGCTGGGCGACTCGGACGGCCCGCTGCCGGAGACGACGGCGGAGCTGTACCAGTTCGTCTGCGGCGGCGGCTTCGTGGAGGTGGCGCAGGCCGTCCACGCGGAGCTGCTGAAGCGCCATGGGCTGAAGGGCCTGGTGCTGGGCGGGCTGTGCGGGGCGGCGACGACGTCGCTCTACCTGGCGGACCGCGCGCCCGAGGGCATCGAGGGCGTGTTCATGTTCGAGCCCGAGTTCTACCTGTCCGAGCAGGAGGCGGCCGGCGCCGGTGGAGAGGCGCCCCCGGAGGAGACAGGGAAGGCCACCTTGCGCTCGCGGCTGCCGCTGCGGCGCGTGACGTCGAAGCTGTTCTCGTACTGGGGCTGGATGCGGATGCTGACGCGGGAGAACGAGTACGCGCGGCTGTTCCGCTACGTGCCCTTCCCGCGCCAGTTCCTGCTGGACCTGCTGATGGACTGGGGGACGCTGCCTGCGGTGGCCAACGTGCCGCTGGTGCGCGCGTGGCAGCGCGTGGTGGAGCGGGGCGTGCCGGTGTTGGTCATCACCGCCGAGGGCAAGCTGCGCGACGTCTTCTTCGACCGCATCCACCGGGCAGCCTTCGCTGACCTGAAGGTCGCCACCCTGGAGCGGCTGCGGCTGCGTGGCACCAACCACATCTTCACCACGGGCGGGGCCATCGACGCGTGCATCGGCCACCTGTCCCGCTGGGCGGGAGAGCACTTCGTCGAGGGGGCTGCCCCCGTGGCCGGCATGCCCCAGGTGGCGGAGCTGCACGGCGCGCGCTGA
- a CDS encoding endonuclease/exonuclease/phosphatase family protein: MKVPELLEHLPGVGPLLSRVPGGHEEPLARREPTVTFPDFDAVPRSETERALGDGRTFVVRHPSPRPARGPGLTVMSYNILLGGQRREALLAYFDHLEAEGRMPDVIGLQEANVPITVLLARRYGFHMAYQGHDGGPGARLVNGKAYLTRHPLVDAAHYTYVIPDSVREAAIVRRGDPCELPEDRGALYMRLEVEGHPLVLYNVHHALGDSGINARNLRQLNALLRHREVAHAVVLGDFNANTAIKRGGSWLMAHLLTYDDTDTIEEYAVRYGDPHASVGDKGVGNIADPRLRHELHELELVLPETIAHATLAQVRLQDGSLMTPKQACIELRSGKVPRGSEHWLRLQDIADSATLTSLPDERGVVPATGKRFDNIYATPSLVPVLFEVDRSTESSDHQPVVAHYTVRGPGTREVRPPSGNSKPA; encoded by the coding sequence ATGAAGGTGCCCGAGCTGCTGGAGCATCTCCCCGGGGTGGGCCCCCTGCTCTCCCGCGTGCCAGGCGGCCACGAGGAGCCGCTGGCCCGCCGCGAGCCCACCGTCACCTTCCCCGACTTCGACGCCGTGCCCCGGTCGGAGACGGAGCGGGCCCTGGGCGACGGCCGTACCTTCGTCGTCCGCCATCCCTCGCCCCGCCCCGCGCGCGGGCCCGGGCTGACGGTGATGAGCTACAACATCCTGCTCGGCGGCCAGCGGCGGGAAGCGCTGCTGGCGTACTTCGACCACCTCGAGGCCGAGGGCCGGATGCCGGACGTCATCGGCCTGCAGGAGGCCAACGTGCCCATCACCGTGCTCCTGGCGCGGCGGTATGGGTTCCACATGGCCTACCAGGGGCATGACGGCGGCCCTGGCGCGCGGCTCGTCAACGGCAAGGCCTACCTGACCCGCCACCCGCTGGTGGACGCGGCGCACTACACCTACGTCATCCCCGACTCCGTGCGCGAGGCGGCCATCGTCCGCCGCGGAGACCCGTGCGAGCTGCCCGAGGACCGGGGCGCGCTCTACATGCGGCTGGAGGTGGAGGGCCACCCGCTGGTCCTCTACAACGTGCACCACGCCCTGGGAGACTCCGGCATCAACGCGCGCAACCTGCGCCAGCTCAACGCGCTGCTGCGTCACCGGGAAGTCGCGCACGCGGTGGTGCTGGGGGACTTCAACGCCAACACCGCCATCAAACGGGGGGGCTCGTGGCTGATGGCCCACCTCCTGACGTACGACGACACCGACACGATAGAGGAGTACGCGGTGCGCTACGGCGACCCGCACGCCAGCGTGGGTGACAAGGGCGTGGGCAACATCGCCGACCCGCGCCTGCGTCACGAGCTGCACGAGCTGGAGCTGGTGCTGCCGGAGACGATTGCCCACGCCACCCTCGCGCAGGTGCGGCTGCAGGATGGCTCCCTGATGACGCCGAAGCAGGCGTGCATCGAGCTGCGCTCCGGCAAGGTGCCGCGCGGGAGCGAGCACTGGCTGCGGCTGCAGGACATCGCCGACAGCGCCACCCTCACGTCGCTGCCGGACGAGCGCGGCGTGGTGCCCGCCACGGGCAAGCGCTTCGACAACATCTACGCCACGCCCAGCCTGGTGCCCGTTCTCTTCGAGGTGGACCGCAGCACCGAGTCCTCCGACCACCAGCCCGTGGTGGCGCACTACACCGTGCGCGGCCCCGGCACCCGGGAAGTCAGACCTCCCTCGGGGAACAGCAAGCCGGCCTGA